In Juglans microcarpa x Juglans regia isolate MS1-56 chromosome 4S, Jm3101_v1.0, whole genome shotgun sequence, a single window of DNA contains:
- the LOC121262127 gene encoding serine/threonine-protein kinase ZRK1-like yields MFRKQRERKRERERAFIENGSRVLEKLVSTCNGKPIPIRTFSFAELSNATNNFDPQLVIREVWPYQWYEGYLEGRTISIKKAIHDCAREEAFTDLAFSAKVSAHKNVLKLVGCCLETPIVILVYEFAGKGTLRDLILADNEPLTWESRLKMARESAHAISYLHTAFSRPIIHTDIGVHNIFIDCHGIPKLTGFSFSLIIPEGETHVKDDYDKWECLRIMRNLCPNYRKTRCMTEKTDVYCFGLTLLQIFTDVSHPCWRPRLRNNGTIMVDPLILAGELRGAGVEQQFQAVQDLAFRCMEENPMERPTMVDVTKQLRRIEKSIP; encoded by the coding sequence ATGTTCAGAAaacagagggagagaaagagagaaagagagagagcatttaTAGAGAATGGAAGCAGGGTACTTGAGAAGCTGGTTTCCACTTGTAATGGCAAGCCTATTCCCATCCGCACCTTCTCATTTGCAGAGTTGAGCAACGCCACAAATAACTTTGATCCTCAACTTGTTATACGTGAAGTGTGGCCTTATCAATGGTACGAGGGTTATCTTGAAGGCCGAACTATTTCCATTAAGAAAGCGATACATGACTGTGCAAGGGAGGAGGCGTTCACTGATTTAGCATTTTCTGCAAAGGTGAGTGCTCACAAGAATGTTCTAAAGCTCGTTGGTTGCTGCCTCGAGACTCCAATTGTCATTTTAGTGTATGAATTTGCTGGGAAGGGAACCCTGAGGGATCTTATTCTCGCCGATAATGAGCCCCTGACGTGGGAGAGTAGGCTAAAGATGGCAAGAGAGAGTGCTCATGCAATTTCATATCTCCACACAGCATTCTCTAGACCCATCATCCATACCGATATTGGAGTACATAATATCTTCATAGACTGCCATGGGATTCCAAAACTAActggtttttcattttctttaataattccTGAGGGTGAAACTCATGTCAAGGATGATTATGATAAATGGGAATGTCTGAGGATTATGAGAAATCTATGCCCCAACTATCGGAAGACGAGGTGCATGACAGAGAAAACAGATGTCTATTGCTTCGGTTTGACTCTCTTGCAAATTTTTACTGACGTGAGTCATCCTTGTTGGAGGCCAAGATTAAGAAATAATGGTACTATAATGGTGGATCCTCTAATCCTAGCAGGGGAATTAAGAGGAGCTGGAGTGGAACAACAATTCCAAGCTGTGCAGGACCTTGCTTTCAGGTGCATGGAGGAGAACCCAATGGAAAGACCAACCATGGTTGATGTTACAAAACAACTCAGACGAATCGAAAAGTCTATCCCTTAA